In the Vogesella sp. XCS3 genome, AACAGGGCAAGATTCATGTCAGGTTCCGGGGTTGGCGGTTTGCAATACGTTTTTCACCAGCGGCACGGTGATGGGCCGGCGCATGGCCAGCGAGTAGCGGTCCAGCGTGTCCAGCATGGTAATCAGGCTGGACAGGTCGCGCCGCCAGTGGGTGAGCAGGTAGCGGAAGACATCGTCGCCAATGGCTAGCTGGCGGCTGGCGGCGTGGTGGCGCAGGGCAGCCAGCTTATCGTTGTCCGACAGGGCTTTTACCTCGAACACCAGGCCCCAGCCCAGGCGGGTGCGCAGGTCGTCGCGCACCGGGGCTTGCATAGGCGGCTGGCGGCCGGCCATCAGCAGGCGGCCTTCGCCGCTTTCTTTCAGCGAGTTGTAGATGGAGAACAGCATGATCTGGTCGTCCGGTGGCAGGTCGTCCACGTGGTCGACGGCGATGAAGCTGGCCTCGCGCGCAAAGTCGGGCAGCTGTTCGTGCTGGGCGTCCAGGTAGATGGAGGCGCGGCCCATGCGCTCGGCGTGGGCGATCCACGCCTGCAGCAAGTGGGTTTTGCCGCACCCAGGCTCGCCCCACAGGTACACGAAGCGCTCGCCTTCTTCGTGGGTAAGCGCTGCGATGATT is a window encoding:
- the hda gene encoding DnaA regulatory inactivator Hda; its protein translation is MLDQLVLDLSPTPLPAFDNFLAQRNREIIAALTHEEGERFVYLWGEPGCGKTHLLQAWIAHAERMGRASIYLDAQHEQLPDFAREASFIAVDHVDDLPPDDQIMLFSIYNSLKESGEGRLLMAGRQPPMQAPVRDDLRTRLGWGLVFEVKALSDNDKLAALRHHAASRQLAIGDDVFRYLLTHWRRDLSSLITMLDTLDRYSLAMRRPITVPLVKNVLQTANPGT